A stretch of the Rosa rugosa chromosome 5, drRosRugo1.1, whole genome shotgun sequence genome encodes the following:
- the LOC133710317 gene encoding plant intracellular Ras-group-related LRR protein 6-like, with product MMYEQQQQQQQPQQVRMDIRKKAGHERRKSITEEERLEIVDLSGMSLDALPNPSLNLGSICKLDLSNNNLQNIPESLTARLLNVVVFDVHSNQLKSLPNSIGCLSKLKILNVSGNLLESLPKPIENCRSLEELNANFNKISVLPDTIGFEVINLKKLSVNSNKLVFLPRSLSHLTNLRVLDARLNCLRSLPEDLENLINLEVLNVSQNFQYLETLPYSIGLLMSLVELDVSYNKITALPDSIGCLKKLQKLIVEGNPMVSPPVEVFEQGLHAVREYLSEKMNGGHKSPTKKKSWVGKLVKYGTFNGANRSVSREEKEGYIMPEYRSIDGLASPRYMGMFSPRRLFSPRHYFSR from the exons ATGATGTACGAGCAACAGCAGCAACAACAGCAGCCGCAGCAGGTGAGGATGGATATCAGGAAGAAGGCTGGTCATGAGAGGAGGAAGTCGATAACCGAAGAAGAGAGGCTTGAGATTGTGGATTTGAGTGGGATGTCTCTTGATGCCTTGCCTAATCCCTCTCTCAATTTGGGGAGTATTTGCAAGCTTGATCTTTCCAATAACAATCTCCAG AACATACCAGAATCCTTGACAGCAAGGTTACTGAACGTGGTGGTGTTCGACGTGCACTCAAATCAGCTGAAGTCCCTTCCAAACTCAATTGGGTGTTTGTCAAAGCTCAAGATTCTCAATGTTTCTGGAAACCTTCTTGAATCTCTCCCCAAACCTATTGAAAATTGCAG GTCACTGGAAGAGTTGAATGCCAACTTCAACAAGATCAGCGTGCTCCCAGATACCATTGGATTCGAAGTTATCAACCTCAAGAAGCTATCCGTGAACTCCAACAAGCTTGTCTTCTTGCCACGCTCTCTCAGCCACCTGACCAATCTGCGGGTACTAGATGCTCGCCTCAATTGCCTCAGGTCTCTTCCTGAAGACCTTGAGAACCTCATCAACCTCGAAGTTCTCAATGTCAGCCAAAACTTCCAGTACCTGGAAACCCTACCCTACTCCATTGGCCTCCTCATGTCCCTTGTCGAACTGGACGTCAGCTACAACAAGATCACCGCCCTCCCAGACTCCATCGGATGTCTcaagaagctccagaagctcaTTGTCGAAGGGAACCCTATGGTCTCGCCTCCAGTCGAGGTTTTCGAGCAGGGTTTGCATGCGGTGAGGGAGTACCTAAGTGAGAAAATGAATGGTGGACACAAGAGTCCAACCAAGAAGAAATCTTGGGTGGGAAAGTTGGTGAAGTATGGCACCTTCAACGGGGCCAACAGAAGCGTCTCTCGAGAGGAGAAAGAAGGGTACATCATGCCTGAGTACCGCTCCATCGACGGCCTTGCTTCCCCGAGGTATATGGGAATGTTCTCTCCCCGTCGTCTATTCTCGCCTCGTCATTACTTCAGTCGGTGA
- the LOC133711712 gene encoding uncharacterized protein LOC133711712: MDDGVFHSWSSVCWAVRWLGDYQKVHTTSRRKEKRPRVYWRFPPTGRLKINIDGAFQVDRGKGGIGVVVRDEMGTCMAALARPFSHVSSALQMEAEALRAGLLIALHQGWTDVVVECDCSVLAAAIARINDDFSEIGRIVDDCKDYIQTFNSFQLLHIFREANSVANRLAHVASYSFVDEYWVDESPAIIQDVLVEDIAKALVVNRSTGLMSPPRSVVSIV; this comes from the exons ATGGAT GATGGTGTTTTCCATAGCTGGAGTTCGGTGTGCTGGGCGGTTCGTTGGCTTGGGGACTACCAGAAAGTTCATACCACTTCTCGACGAAAGGAAAAGAGGCCAAGAGTCTACTGGAGGTTTCCACCTACTGGACGCCTCAAGATCAATATAGATGGGGCTTTTCAGGTGGATAGAGGTAAAGGTGGAATTGGTGTGGTGGTTAGGGATGAGATGGGAACTTGTATGGCTGCGCTAGCTCGGCCTTTCTCTCATGTGTCTTCTGCGTTGCAGATGGAGGCTGAGGCACTGAGAGCAGGGCTTCTCATCGCTCTACACCAAGGTTGGACTGATGTGGTTGTTGAGTGTGATTGCTCGGTGCTTGCAGCGGCTATTGCACGGATAAATgatgatttttcagaaattggTCGCATTGTGGACGATTGTAAGGATTATATTCAAACTTTCAATTCTTTTCAATTGCTTCACATTTTCAGAGAAGCTAACAGCGTAGCCAATAGGTTAGCGCATGTTGCTAGTTATTCCTTTGTTGATGAGTATTGGGTTGATGAGagtcctgctattattcaggatgttcttgTGGAAGATATTGCTAAAGCTTTAGTTGTAAACCGGAGTACAGGCCTAATGTCCCCTCCGAGGTCTGTTGTTTCTATCGTTTGA